The genomic window gttTGCCTCATAGtagagtagtggtggtagttatgagacacttaacttcaaagcattgctatTACCTTAAACTGTAACCCTGGTATTTCACAATACTATAATAGGGAAAGGTATGACcataaactatattatcctaaaatttcaaaaaatttcataacatttGGTGGTCTGTTTAATCATTTTTTGGAACACTGTAGGTGTGCATATTATGagacatatgggggtattatgagacgCTGTGCTTGCAAGTTGACTATTTCGTGTTTGATTAtggtaaatttcatatgtaagAGGTAGCAGGGACACTGTAGACAGTCAAAGTAGATTAGTTGACTTAGTACATGCACTTCACATCTTCGTACTCTTTACTGCATAGTGAGTGGTACAAAGACAATCATTGACAGTACTCCATATGATAATAGCAAATTTTAGGAGCTATATTATTCCCTAATTAGTAGTGTGGTTGACTTATAATCACTATTTGTGATGATCTGAATAGGTACTATCTCTTTACTCCTGaatctgcaggatttaaccCACTACACTTGTTTTAAGCCATGTGACCCATATTACCCCCTGTCCCATAATACCAGCCTCAACTCTACTTCGCGCACGTTTCTTCTCCATGCTATAAGCTGCTATGTGCTGCATGTATCATATATCTGGCCTTCACCATTCAAATCATGTGGAGCATGCATATGTTGATTAAATCAGATGAACTTCTTGAGTAGTCTAGCAACCTTTTGGGCTAGCTAGTCACGAGTCCCTTGAACAAATCAGGCATCATTCTGCCTGTCCAGTAaaatatttacttatttatttatttgcaatgtacaaactcaatttgAGTATTAATTCTATAATCTATCATTACTAATTGTTCTTAATGGAGTAGCGATGGGCATGTCAGTCTGCCTGTCCAGTATAATAGATAAATAGCAAATTATTTATATAGCACACCATAAATATCTAGCTAttctattatgtgactggacaTATACCAGTGGTCAAATGCATGCTGGGTAGAAATTAATGTGAATTATTGTGTAAGCAGAACTATGGTAAGTTagtataaatagctacatgcaCAGCACAACATGCAGTACCGGGTAAATCATTAAAATCGATTGAAAGCTGCGATTCCAtgaatcaatataattattattagctataacaaGCCAGGTCATAAATTAATGCATATAAATTAGACATGGACTAAGACTACATACTTATAACATAATagtgctgtcagaccttcagtgcagctggtcactgtaaagctttacaaACAAAAGCAAACAGCACAGCTAACATAATACCCATGCACTAACACAGAGTTCAGTCCAAGAGATTCGTTTCAACTAGTTAATGCAAGCGTAAGTGAGACTGAAGTTTACACATCCACTTAACGGTATATAAAACTACTAAAAATCGACTGATTTTCTGACATAGGATCACATAATCATAATATCTATTCTGCACTAAGCAGTAGCAGTGCTAGCTCTACACCATGCATGTTCGCTGGGGGCCAAACacaattttataaattataatatgccATACATTAATATTTAACCATGATTACATAAAGTCAATTACATAGGTTGCACCAGTAGAACAGCATGGTCCAATAAAGTTAACTATAGGTATATCCTCTGGATTCAACTTAATGCTAATGTGCCTGTTGACACAATTCAGGTGGTACCACGATTCACATGTTCCACAGCCAATCTACGTATATATTCAGCTGATAGTCAATGAAGCAAAGAGCAAACAACACTTACCCAATCCTGTGCTTTAGTAGCAGTGAATGAGCAGGTCCTGCAATGCTCTTCTATGGGTTCTGCAAACAAATAGATTGCTAACAACACTCATAAGTACCTTACAACTGCTTGTTTACCTGAATTGTTAAGTATTTCTTTTGCCATCTCTATTCTTAAATCGTGAACTGTTCCAGCATGGATGTTCATTGGTAAATGTCTTAAATATTGTTCAGCAAACTATTTTAGAAATTCTTTATGTTGTGTTGCAGAATATACTTAAGGCCATACCTTCATAACATAAACTCCACAAGACAAATTGTCTTCCTGTATACTGTGTGGAGGCGTAACGACTTCCCATACATACTTCTTTGGCCAATATCCACCACAATATTGATAGGTGCTGTAAGCGCTGCAAGAGAATTATATGCAAATAGCCAGGGATTATATGCAAATAGCCAGGGAGTTCAAAGAAT from Dysidea avara chromosome 2, odDysAvar1.4, whole genome shotgun sequence includes these protein-coding regions:
- the LOC136243255 gene encoding uncharacterized protein translates to MIRANKKEEEIFIMDVSAVNDICNGTYILKKKVLSNVDLSHYNALIGPYCYQKMHWILVIVEPKNGKVLYIDPKKYEERDHRLIQRIRKNWNAYSTYQYCGGYWPKKYVWEVVTPPHSIQEDNLSCGVYVMKFAEQYLRHLPMNIHAGTVHDLRIEMAKEILNNSEPIEEHCRTCSFTATKAQDWIGCGTCESWYHLNCVNRHISIKLNPEDIPIVNFIGPCCSTGATYVIDFM